One Frankia alni ACN14a DNA window includes the following coding sequences:
- a CDS encoding ResA-like WAxxUGC motif-containing protein: MLVSTDTVDPAVFTAGTGWSIKPQGACKGEHCVPLPAEARDAAGDLVVEVVAGRLGMPLVVDAEHGLTAVGPEAAVTGRMLTTAEAPELTLPTFDGATFQLSRLRGTKVLLVAWASWCGCAHDLPLWAELRERLRGNNLEIVTVAMDVAGPDAGRQFVERATPRHPAAIDAEHSLGRLFGVVNVPSGVWIDEAGMIVRPAEPAFPGRVVIFDELRKADLAREAAASAGTLDRMREVLRSDEGLSDSTVSLVEMTRVIADHAEPELYLRMLLDWADKGADSEYVLTPDEVVERSAPRPPDVATAAAHFELGQHFERHGDHLAAVAHWRRAHELQPLNWTYKRQAWRFEYGPDGQPDRYDSSMEHDLRAVGPENYYPRLLP, encoded by the coding sequence ATGCTGGTGAGCACGGACACCGTGGACCCGGCGGTCTTCACCGCGGGCACCGGATGGTCGATCAAACCGCAGGGCGCCTGCAAGGGCGAGCACTGCGTGCCGCTGCCGGCCGAGGCCCGGGACGCGGCCGGTGACCTCGTCGTCGAGGTGGTCGCCGGCCGGCTCGGGATGCCGCTCGTCGTCGACGCCGAGCACGGGCTGACGGCGGTCGGGCCCGAGGCCGCCGTCACCGGCCGGATGCTGACCACCGCCGAGGCGCCGGAGCTGACGCTGCCGACGTTCGACGGTGCGACGTTCCAGCTCTCGCGGCTGCGCGGGACGAAGGTGCTGCTCGTGGCCTGGGCGTCCTGGTGTGGCTGCGCCCACGACCTGCCGCTGTGGGCCGAGCTGCGGGAGCGGCTGCGCGGGAACAACCTGGAGATCGTCACGGTGGCGATGGACGTCGCGGGGCCCGACGCCGGGCGGCAGTTCGTCGAGCGGGCGACGCCGCGGCACCCGGCGGCGATCGATGCCGAGCACAGCCTCGGCCGGCTGTTCGGCGTCGTCAACGTGCCGAGCGGGGTGTGGATCGACGAGGCGGGGATGATCGTGCGCCCCGCCGAGCCGGCCTTCCCCGGCCGGGTCGTCATCTTCGACGAACTGCGCAAGGCCGACCTGGCACGGGAGGCCGCCGCGAGCGCCGGCACCCTCGACCGGATGCGCGAGGTGCTGCGCAGCGACGAGGGGCTGTCCGACTCGACCGTCTCGCTGGTCGAGATGACCCGGGTCATCGCCGACCACGCCGAACCGGAGCTGTACCTGCGGATGCTGCTGGACTGGGCGGACAAGGGCGCGGACAGCGAGTACGTCCTGACGCCGGACGAGGTCGTCGAACGCTCCGCTCCCCGCCCGCCCGACGTCGCGACGGCCGCCGCCCACTTCGAACTCGGCCAGCACTTCGAACGCCACGGCGACCACCTCGCCGCGGTGGCGCACTGGCGGCGTGCCCACGAGCTGCAGCCGTTGAACTGGACCTACAAGCGCCAGGCCTGGCGCTTCGAATACGGCCCCGACGGCCAACCGGACCGCTACGACAGCTCGATGGAACACGACCTACGCGCCGTCGGCCCGGAGAACTACTACCCCAGACTGCTGCCCTGA
- a CDS encoding phosphotransferase family protein, whose amino-acid sequence MTAAEAAEAAEAAADAPGGEAGPAPTARTAEEDRLVARVEELLGGRVTAIERQPRWRKAWYLTVDRDGTDIPIYVRGDKQIDAEPYPGLDREAAILRILERNGVPVPHVHGMSSDPIGIVMDRVPGTRDVAEAADDAQRRGIAEQYMEILARMHGIDVAEFAAAGIEVPTTPAGAQLAFVDANERLYRRTKKAPEPLVEWALRWARHRLPTAGNRARFIHGDTGQFLFVDGRITCVYDFEASHIGDPLSDLAGLRTRAGTEPLGADIEHMIRHYQRVAGTTVDPSALSFYTATYMLTAVMALSGPLTELRPADQQAEYLTWDLMVRRAMLWAIAEVEGVKIEPAPPVTVPPGYPARIATVLEGTVRRMVPATPVDEANQSAALALARWAGAMVAVGAANVERDLDRAAVLLGHRPADQATADAELERFVLAAGPEHDLALLEYFAAQTEARVAEAVPMRQRLEQYALPKVVL is encoded by the coding sequence ATGACCGCCGCCGAGGCCGCCGAGGCCGCCGAGGCCGCCGCAGACGCCCCCGGAGGCGAGGCCGGACCGGCGCCCACCGCCCGCACCGCGGAGGAGGACCGCCTCGTCGCCCGAGTCGAGGAGCTGCTCGGGGGCCGGGTCACCGCGATCGAGCGCCAGCCGCGCTGGCGCAAGGCCTGGTACCTCACCGTCGACCGGGACGGCACCGACATCCCGATCTATGTCCGCGGAGACAAGCAGATCGACGCCGAGCCCTACCCGGGCCTGGACCGCGAGGCCGCGATCCTGCGGATCCTGGAGCGCAACGGCGTCCCGGTCCCCCACGTCCACGGCATGAGCAGCGATCCGATCGGCATCGTCATGGACCGGGTGCCCGGGACCCGCGACGTCGCCGAGGCGGCGGACGACGCCCAGCGCCGGGGCATCGCCGAGCAGTACATGGAGATCCTCGCCCGGATGCACGGCATCGACGTGGCCGAGTTCGCCGCCGCCGGCATCGAGGTTCCGACCACGCCCGCGGGCGCGCAGCTCGCCTTCGTCGACGCCAACGAGCGGCTGTACCGGCGGACGAAGAAGGCCCCCGAGCCGCTCGTCGAGTGGGCGCTGCGCTGGGCGCGGCACCGGCTGCCCACCGCCGGCAACCGGGCGCGGTTCATCCACGGCGACACCGGCCAGTTCCTGTTCGTCGACGGCCGGATCACCTGCGTCTACGACTTTGAGGCGTCGCACATCGGCGACCCGCTGTCCGACCTGGCCGGGCTGCGCACTCGGGCCGGCACCGAGCCGCTCGGCGCGGACATCGAGCACATGATCCGCCACTACCAGCGGGTGGCCGGCACGACCGTCGACCCCTCGGCGCTGTCGTTCTACACGGCCACGTACATGCTCACCGCGGTGATGGCGCTCAGCGGGCCGCTGACCGAGCTGCGCCCCGCCGATCAGCAGGCCGAGTACCTGACCTGGGATCTGATGGTGCGCCGGGCGATGCTGTGGGCGATCGCCGAGGTCGAGGGCGTCAAGATCGAGCCCGCGCCGCCGGTGACCGTCCCGCCGGGCTATCCCGCCCGGATCGCCACGGTGCTCGAGGGCACCGTGCGGCGGATGGTGCCGGCGACGCCGGTCGACGAGGCCAACCAGAGCGCGGCGCTCGCGCTGGCCCGGTGGGCCGGGGCGATGGTCGCCGTGGGGGCGGCGAACGTCGAGCGCGACCTCGACCGGGCCGCCGTCCTGCTCGGCCACCGCCCCGCCGACCAGGCCACCGCCGACGCCGAGCTGGAACGGTTCGTGCTGGCCGCCGGCCCCGAGCACGACCTCGCCCTGCTGGAGTACTTCGCCGCCCAGACCGAGGCGCGGGTCGCCGAGGCCGTCCCGATGCGGCAGCGGCTGGAGCAGTACGCGCTGCCGAAGGTCGTCCTCTGA